In Denticeps clupeoides chromosome 1, fDenClu1.1, whole genome shotgun sequence, a single window of DNA contains:
- the LOC114802147 gene encoding regulator of G-protein signaling 6-like isoform X1 produces MAQGSKDHISVGTSDPEEDSPNMIVYRKIEDIVSRLQDEKTGGVPIRTVKSFLSKIPSVVSGTDIVQWLMKNLCIDDTAEAIHLGSLIAAHGYFFPISDHVLTLKDDGTFYRFQSPYFWPSNCWEPENTDYAIYLCKRTMQNKARLELADYEAENLARLQRAFARKWEFIFMQAEAQVKIDRKKDKVERKILDSQERAFWDVHRPVPGCVNTTEMDIRKCRRERNPHRVRKSVYGVTDETQAQNPANTTQTARKPTREDVQKEISFLNTQLDRHCIKMSKVADSLMGYTEQFMEYDPLVSSPEPSNPWISDDATYWDLEASKDPNQHRVKKWGFSLDEALRDPAGREQFLKFLESEFSSENLRFWLAVQDLKRQPLQDVATRAQEIWQEFLAEGAPSSINLDSHSYEVTSQNIKDPGRFSFEDAQEHIFKLMKSDSYSRFLRSSIYQDLLLARKKQPESEQGRRTSLEKFTRSVGKSLTGKRLTGLMQSS; encoded by the exons ATTGAAGACATCGTTAGCCGGCTGCAGGACGAAAAGACCGGAGGCGTGCCCATCCGGACGGTCAAGAGCTTCCTGTCCAAAATCCCTAGTGTGGTTTCAG GCACAGACATTGTTCAGTGGCTTATGAAGAACCTCTGCATCGATGACACAG cagAGGCGATCCACCTTGGCAGCCTCATCGCTGCCCACGGCTACTTCTTCCCCATCTCTGACCATGTACTCACACTGAAGGATGATGGGACATTTTACCGCTTCCAG TCTCCATACTTCTGGCCATCCAACTGTTGGGAGCCTGAGAACACGGACTACG CCATTTACCTGTGCAAACGGACCATGCAGAACAAAGCCAGGCTGGAACTAGCCGATTATGAGGCC GAGAACCTTGCACGCTTGCAGAGAGCCTTCGCCCGGAAGTGGGAATTCATCTTCATGCAGGCTGAAGCCCAGGTCAA GATTGATAGAAAGAAAGACAAAGTGGAGCGGAAGATTCTGGACAGCCAGGAAAGGGCCTTCTGGGATGTCCATCGGCCTGTG CCAGGGTGTGTAAATACCACAGAGATGGACATCCGCAAGTGCCGGCGTGAGAGAAATCCACACAGAGTAAGAAAG TCGGTTTATGGCGTGACGGATGAGACGCAGGCCCAGAACCCTGCAAACACCACCCAGACTGCCAGGAAGCCCACCAGAGAAGACGTGCAGAAAGAG atttcttttttaaatactcAACTGGACAGGCACTGCATAAAAATGTCCAAAGTAGCAGACAG TCTAATGGGATACACGGAGCAGTTCATGGAGTACGACCCACTTGTGTCTTCACCTGAGCCTTCCAACCCATGGATCTCTGACGACGCCACTTACTGGGATTTAGAAGCCAG CAAAGACCCCAATCAGCACCGGGTGAAGAAATGGGGCTTTTCCCTCGACGAGGCCCTCAGAGACCCGGCTGGCCGGGAACAGTTCCTCAAGTTCCTGGAGTCAGAGTTCAGCTCGGAGAACCTCCG GTTCTGGCTAGCAGTCCAGGACCTGAAGCGGCAGCCATTGCAAGACGTGGCCACCAGGGCGCAGGAGATCTGGCAGGAGTTCCTGGCTGAGGGGGCGCCCAGCTCCATCAACCTGGACTCTCACAGCTACGAGGTCACCAGCCAGAATATCAAAGACCCGGGCCGCTTCAGCTTTGAGGACGCTCAG GAGCACATCTTCAAATTAATGAAAAGTGACAGCTATTCCCGCTTCCTGCGATCCAGCATCTATCAGGACCTCCTCCTGGCGCGGAAGAAG CAGCCCGAGAGCGAGCAGGGCCGCCGCACCTCACTCGAGAAGTTCACGCGGAGTGTG GGGAAGTCGTTAACCGGAAAGCGTCTCACTGGCCTAATGCAGTCCTCCTGA
- the LOC114802147 gene encoding regulator of G-protein signaling 6-like isoform X3, which translates to MKNLCIDDTAEAIHLGSLIAAHGYFFPISDHVLTLKDDGTFYRFQSPYFWPSNCWEPENTDYAIYLCKRTMQNKARLELADYEAENLARLQRAFARKWEFIFMQAEAQVKIDRKKDKVERKILDSQERAFWDVHRPVPGCVNTTEMDIRKCRRERNPHRVRKSVYGVTDETQAQNPANTTQTARKPTREDVQKEISFLNTQLDRHCIKMSKVADSLMGYTEQFMEYDPLVSSPEPSNPWISDDATYWDLEASKDPNQHRVKKWGFSLDEALRDPAGREQFLKFLESEFSSENLRFWLAVQDLKRQPLQDVATRAQEIWQEFLAEGAPSSINLDSHSYEVTSQNIKDPGRFSFEDAQEHIFKLMKSDSYSRFLRSSIYQDLLLARKKQPESEQGRRTSLEKFTRSVGKSLTGKRLTGLMQSS; encoded by the exons ATGAAGAACCTCTGCATCGATGACACAG cagAGGCGATCCACCTTGGCAGCCTCATCGCTGCCCACGGCTACTTCTTCCCCATCTCTGACCATGTACTCACACTGAAGGATGATGGGACATTTTACCGCTTCCAG TCTCCATACTTCTGGCCATCCAACTGTTGGGAGCCTGAGAACACGGACTACG CCATTTACCTGTGCAAACGGACCATGCAGAACAAAGCCAGGCTGGAACTAGCCGATTATGAGGCC GAGAACCTTGCACGCTTGCAGAGAGCCTTCGCCCGGAAGTGGGAATTCATCTTCATGCAGGCTGAAGCCCAGGTCAA GATTGATAGAAAGAAAGACAAAGTGGAGCGGAAGATTCTGGACAGCCAGGAAAGGGCCTTCTGGGATGTCCATCGGCCTGTG CCAGGGTGTGTAAATACCACAGAGATGGACATCCGCAAGTGCCGGCGTGAGAGAAATCCACACAGAGTAAGAAAG TCGGTTTATGGCGTGACGGATGAGACGCAGGCCCAGAACCCTGCAAACACCACCCAGACTGCCAGGAAGCCCACCAGAGAAGACGTGCAGAAAGAG atttcttttttaaatactcAACTGGACAGGCACTGCATAAAAATGTCCAAAGTAGCAGACAG TCTAATGGGATACACGGAGCAGTTCATGGAGTACGACCCACTTGTGTCTTCACCTGAGCCTTCCAACCCATGGATCTCTGACGACGCCACTTACTGGGATTTAGAAGCCAG CAAAGACCCCAATCAGCACCGGGTGAAGAAATGGGGCTTTTCCCTCGACGAGGCCCTCAGAGACCCGGCTGGCCGGGAACAGTTCCTCAAGTTCCTGGAGTCAGAGTTCAGCTCGGAGAACCTCCG GTTCTGGCTAGCAGTCCAGGACCTGAAGCGGCAGCCATTGCAAGACGTGGCCACCAGGGCGCAGGAGATCTGGCAGGAGTTCCTGGCTGAGGGGGCGCCCAGCTCCATCAACCTGGACTCTCACAGCTACGAGGTCACCAGCCAGAATATCAAAGACCCGGGCCGCTTCAGCTTTGAGGACGCTCAG GAGCACATCTTCAAATTAATGAAAAGTGACAGCTATTCCCGCTTCCTGCGATCCAGCATCTATCAGGACCTCCTCCTGGCGCGGAAGAAG CAGCCCGAGAGCGAGCAGGGCCGCCGCACCTCACTCGAGAAGTTCACGCGGAGTGTG GGGAAGTCGTTAACCGGAAAGCGTCTCACTGGCCTAATGCAGTCCTCCTGA
- the LOC114802147 gene encoding regulator of G-protein signaling 6-like isoform X2: MAQGSKDHISVGTSDPEEDSPNMIVYRKIEDIVSRLQDEKTGGVPIRTVKSFLSKIPSVVSGTDIVQWLMKNLCIDDTAEAIHLGSLIAAHGYFFPISDHVLTLKDDGTFYRFQSPYFWPSNCWEPENTDYAIYLCKRTMQNKARLELADYEAENLARLQRAFARKWEFIFMQAEAQVKIDRKKDKVERKILDSQERAFWDVHRPVPGCVNTTEMDIRKCRRERNPHRVRKSVYGVTDETQAQNPANTTQTARKPTREDVQKEISFLNTQLDRHCIKMSKVADSLMGYTEQFMEYDPLVSSPEPSNPWISDDATYWDLEASKDPNQHRVKKWGFSLDEALRDPAGREQFLKFLESEFSSENLRFWLAVQDLKRQPLQDVATRAQEIWQEFLAEGAPSSINLDSHSYEVTSQNIKDPGRFSFEDAQEHIFKLMKSDSYSRFLRSSIYQDLLLARKKPESEQGRRTSLEKFTRSVGKSLTGKRLTGLMQSS, from the exons ATTGAAGACATCGTTAGCCGGCTGCAGGACGAAAAGACCGGAGGCGTGCCCATCCGGACGGTCAAGAGCTTCCTGTCCAAAATCCCTAGTGTGGTTTCAG GCACAGACATTGTTCAGTGGCTTATGAAGAACCTCTGCATCGATGACACAG cagAGGCGATCCACCTTGGCAGCCTCATCGCTGCCCACGGCTACTTCTTCCCCATCTCTGACCATGTACTCACACTGAAGGATGATGGGACATTTTACCGCTTCCAG TCTCCATACTTCTGGCCATCCAACTGTTGGGAGCCTGAGAACACGGACTACG CCATTTACCTGTGCAAACGGACCATGCAGAACAAAGCCAGGCTGGAACTAGCCGATTATGAGGCC GAGAACCTTGCACGCTTGCAGAGAGCCTTCGCCCGGAAGTGGGAATTCATCTTCATGCAGGCTGAAGCCCAGGTCAA GATTGATAGAAAGAAAGACAAAGTGGAGCGGAAGATTCTGGACAGCCAGGAAAGGGCCTTCTGGGATGTCCATCGGCCTGTG CCAGGGTGTGTAAATACCACAGAGATGGACATCCGCAAGTGCCGGCGTGAGAGAAATCCACACAGAGTAAGAAAG TCGGTTTATGGCGTGACGGATGAGACGCAGGCCCAGAACCCTGCAAACACCACCCAGACTGCCAGGAAGCCCACCAGAGAAGACGTGCAGAAAGAG atttcttttttaaatactcAACTGGACAGGCACTGCATAAAAATGTCCAAAGTAGCAGACAG TCTAATGGGATACACGGAGCAGTTCATGGAGTACGACCCACTTGTGTCTTCACCTGAGCCTTCCAACCCATGGATCTCTGACGACGCCACTTACTGGGATTTAGAAGCCAG CAAAGACCCCAATCAGCACCGGGTGAAGAAATGGGGCTTTTCCCTCGACGAGGCCCTCAGAGACCCGGCTGGCCGGGAACAGTTCCTCAAGTTCCTGGAGTCAGAGTTCAGCTCGGAGAACCTCCG GTTCTGGCTAGCAGTCCAGGACCTGAAGCGGCAGCCATTGCAAGACGTGGCCACCAGGGCGCAGGAGATCTGGCAGGAGTTCCTGGCTGAGGGGGCGCCCAGCTCCATCAACCTGGACTCTCACAGCTACGAGGTCACCAGCCAGAATATCAAAGACCCGGGCCGCTTCAGCTTTGAGGACGCTCAG GAGCACATCTTCAAATTAATGAAAAGTGACAGCTATTCCCGCTTCCTGCGATCCAGCATCTATCAGGACCTCCTCCTGGCGCGGAAGAAG CCCGAGAGCGAGCAGGGCCGCCGCACCTCACTCGAGAAGTTCACGCGGAGTGTG GGGAAGTCGTTAACCGGAAAGCGTCTCACTGGCCTAATGCAGTCCTCCTGA
- the LOC114802135 gene encoding zinc finger FYVE domain-containing protein 1 → MSGHGPSLKKGVSTNPLCQEGYCCGGSEEAEFECDECGSLQCSLCEQKLHEQERLKHHERVLVGPDHVPFCDNCKNGGGKVVADGKRQRSVVRCQTCKVNLCQDCQKRTHNGGGKKKHPLTPYSPHKTVQADAPEDEAKKHKVKLLEKVCSFLLVDENEEMQIKSEAEFIKRLGCKPDELLKVVSIFGNTGEGKSHTLNHTFFTGREVFKTSPTQDSCTVGVWAAFDPAYKLVVLDTEGLLGNSSKPGQRTRLLLKVLAISDVIIYRTHTDRLHDDLFKFLGDASEAYLKYFTKELKATAMRFGLDVPLSSLGPAVIIFHETVHTKLLGSDKPLESVEKLLQERFKKLGCFPEAFSSIQYRGTHTSTPPTDFGGLQYSLERQLDNNTTRSPRSPLVIFKALQALCERFSGEISDALVSNSCFFPDEYFTCPSICLSCGSGCRNSMNHLREGIAHEAKHRCRYSNHYDNRVFTCKACYEGGKEEIVVPKTSASSDSPWLGLARYAWSGYVIECPNCGVIYRSRQYWYGNQDPVDTVVRTEIQHVWLGCDGFLKDNNNAAQRLLDGMSFMAQSVSELSVKPAKAVTSWLTDQIAPAYWKPNSLILACHTCRVAFQENDTKHHCRACGEGFCDNCSSKARPVPERGWGLAPVRVCDACYEQKKMHTELMDPELDDEETGTLARKVGEVVSNTLGAVVTAIDIPLGLVKDAARPAYWVPDQDILCCHSCQREFTAKLSKHHCRACGQGVCDECSPCRRPVPSRGWDHPVRVCSLCNQKPGDL, encoded by the exons ATGAGTGGCCATGGTCCCTCACTGAAAAAGGGAGTCAGTACCAATCCGTTGTGTCAGGAGGGCTACTGCTGTGGCGGCTCAGAAGAAGCCGAGTTTGAGTGTGACGAGTGTGGCAGCCTGCAGTGCTCCCTCTGCGAGCAGAAGCTGCACGAACAGGAGCGTCTTAAACACCACGAGCGGGTCCTCGTAGGCCCGGACCACGTGCCATTCTGTGACAACTGCAAAAACGGCGGTGGAAAAGTGGTGGCGGATGGCAAGCGACAGCGTTCCGTGGTCCGCTGTCAGACCTGCAAGGTCAACCTGTGTCAGGACTGTcagaaacggacccataatggCGGAGGCAAGAAGAAGCATCCTCTCACACCATATAGCCCTCACAAGACTGTCCAGGCGGATGCGCCAGAAGATGAGGCGAAGAAACACAAGGTGAAACTTTTGGAAAAGGTCTGCAGCTTCCTTTTGGTGGACGAGAATGAGGAGATGCAG ATTAAAAGTGAGGCGGAGTTCATCAAGAGGCTCGGCTGCAAGCCGGACGAGCTGCTCAAGGTGGTGTCCATCTTCGGGAACACCGGGGAGGGCAAGTCCCACACGCTCAACCACACTTTCTTCACGGGGAGGGAGGTGTTCAAGACCTCTCCCACGCAGGACTCCTGCACAGTGGGCGTCTGGGCCGCCTTCGACCCCGCCTACAAGCTGGTGGTCCTCGACACAGAGGGCCTGCTGGGTAATAGCTCCAAGCCCGGTCAGCGGACTCGACTGCTGCTTAAGGTGCTGGCCATCTCCGACGTCATCATATACCGCACACACACGGACCGTCTCCACGACGACctcttcaagttcctgggcgaTGCGTCCGAAGCCTACTTGAAGTACTTCACTAAGGAGCTGAAGGCCACCGCCATGCGCTTTGGccttgatgttcccctgtcatCTCTGGGCCCTGCAGTCATCATCTTCCACGAGACTGtgcacaccaagctgcttggcTCAG ACAAGCCATTGGAGTCTGTGGAAAAGCTGCTCCAGGAGCGTTTTAAGAAGCTTGGTTGTTTCCCAGAAGCTTTTAGCTCCATCCAGTATCGAGGCACGCACACCAGCACTCCTCCCACAGACTTCGGCGGCCTCCAGTACAGCCTAGAGCGGCAGCTTGATAACAACACCACTCGCTCGCCACGCTCTCCACTTGTCATATTCAAAGCGTTGCAG GCCCTGTGTGAACGATTCAGTGGGGAGATCTCGGATGCGCTGGTCTCCAACAGCTGCTTCTTCCCGGACGAGTATTTCACCTGCCCCAGCATCTGTCTCAGCTGCGG TTCTGGCTGCCGGAATAGCATGAACCACCTGAGGGAGGGCATCGCCCACGAGGCCAAGCACCGCTGTCGGTACTCTAATCACTACGACAACCGCGTCTTCACCTGCAAG GCCTGCTATGAAGGAGGGAAAGAGGAGATTGTTGTGCCAAAAACTTCTGCATCTTCAGACTCTCCATGGCTTGGCCTGGCACGATATGCATGGTCAGG ATATGTCATCGAGTGTCCCAACTGCGGGGTTATCTACCGGAGTCGCCAGTACTGGTACGGGAACCAAGACCCTGTTGACACAGTGGTCCGCACTGAAATCCAGCACGTGTGGCTTGGG TGTGATGGCTTCCTAAAGGACAATAACAATGCTGCGCAGAGACTGCTGGATGGCATGAGCTTCATGGCCCAGTCCGTGTCTGAGCTCAGTGTCAAACCTGCCAAGGCCGTAACCTCCTGGCTGACGGATCAGATCGCGCCGGCCTACTGGAAACCCAACTCCCTCATTCTG GCCTGTCACACGTGCAGGGTGGCTTTCCAGGAGAACGACACCAAGCACCACTGCCGCGCATGTGGTGAGGGATTCTGTGATAACTGCTCTTCCAAAGCACGTCCCGTCCCAGAGCGGGGATGGGGTTTGGCCCCGGTGAGGGTGTGTGATGCTTGTTATGAGCAGAAGAAAATGCACACAG AGCTGATGGACCCCGAGCTGGATGATGAAGAAACTGGGACTCTGGCCAGGAAGGTTGGCGAAGTTGTATCCAACACATTAGGAGCTGTAGTCACTGCCATTGACATCCCACTTG GTCTGGTGAAGGATGCTGCGCGTCCTGCCTACTGGGTGCCTGACCAGGACATCCTGTGCTGCCACAGCTGTCAGAGGGAGTTCACTGCCAAACTGTCTAAGCATCACTGCCGTGCCTGTGGCCAGGGCGTGTGTGACGAGTGCTCGCCCTGCCGCCGCCCAGTGCCCTCACGGGGCTGGGACCACCCTGTCAGAGTATGCAGCCTCTGCAACCAGAAACCGGGAGACCTTTGA